Proteins encoded in a region of the Paucibacter sediminis genome:
- a CDS encoding DUF302 domain-containing protein has protein sequence MKYKLLSFLFAALLLSNASAQVQGVVAMPSKFSVAETIDRAEAAVKAASGFQIFARVDFQAVAATQGGKVRPAQLLIFGRGTVLPALLPQYPATAIDLPLKIVAWEDETGKVMLAYNTGEYLAQRHGVMGKDDVLKRITDATASFAKLAIE, from the coding sequence ATGAAGTACAAACTGCTCTCGTTTCTGTTTGCTGCCTTGCTGCTGTCCAACGCGAGCGCGCAGGTGCAAGGGGTGGTCGCCATGCCCAGCAAATTCTCGGTTGCTGAAACCATCGACCGCGCCGAAGCCGCAGTCAAGGCAGCCAGCGGCTTTCAGATCTTTGCAAGAGTCGACTTTCAGGCCGTGGCGGCGACGCAGGGCGGCAAGGTGCGCCCCGCCCAGCTGTTGATCTTTGGCCGAGGCACGGTGCTCCCAGCCCTGCTGCCGCAGTACCCCGCCACTGCGATCGATCTTCCGCTCAAGATCGTTGCCTGGGAGGATGAAACGGGCAAGGTCATGCTGGCCTACAACACCGGCGAGTACCTGGCGCAACGGCATGGAGTCATGGGCAAGGACGACGTCCTCAAACGCATCACCGACGCCACCGCCTCTTTTGCAAAGCTGGCGATTGAGTAG
- a CDS encoding cupin domain-containing protein, with protein sequence MNTPSSNEQHHFVLSHHDEAAFKTGGLRSYSSYRDLGVAEATNGLARAHVIRMIEPYRPELSVRHRHDVQFQMVYCLRGWFETEFEGVGRRRLHAGSSWVQPPNIRHTVVGWSEDCELLEIFIPAEHETVSDA encoded by the coding sequence ATGAACACGCCGTCATCCAACGAGCAGCACCACTTCGTCCTCAGCCACCATGACGAGGCTGCCTTCAAGACCGGGGGGCTACGCAGCTACTCGTCCTATCGTGATCTGGGTGTCGCTGAGGCGACGAACGGCCTCGCGCGAGCGCATGTGATCCGCATGATCGAGCCCTACCGGCCCGAGTTGAGCGTCCGTCATCGCCATGACGTGCAGTTCCAGATGGTCTACTGCCTGAGAGGGTGGTTCGAGACCGAGTTTGAGGGTGTCGGCCGGCGCCGGCTGCATGCGGGCTCGAGCTGGGTGCAGCCACCCAACATCCGCCACACCGTGGTCGGATGGTCCGAGGATTGCGAACTGCTCGAGATCTTCATTCCTGCCGAGCACGAGACCGTGAGCGATGCTTGA